GCAATAATTGCAACGTCtcagaaataatgaaattttaacgatttcGAAGTAGAGGGACTACGAATATTTGAATCTGTAGGTTTTCCACTATTTTTTCCGTGcaggaaaaatttaattaactattcattaataattaatgaaaaaaaaacaaactatttaaaaattcattacatCATGTCTGTAAATTAATcactttgtttatttaaattcaaacgttttattttttattttttttttcataaaatttaaaatgaaaaaaaatgataattttaaaaataaatattcttattaattgtaagtgataattattaataatacttaAAAGTAATCACTGTATtgattatgaatatttaatttgtaattaagaatgaaaaaaatttcaaattcgagTACCGACAGGACTCGAGTCCTCGCTGTGAAAtgcaatatttaattttttatcttttaaataaataactttataattaattattatttttaaattaatcaggcattttgttaattattattattattaattattctaaaaGTATCTTATTGTTTAGATGCCTggtaaatatatctatatatctaaagtaataattaaaaatatatcgagTATATATTTACGTATAAGTAAATTTACTTGCTGATAATTAAAAGCAAATTCTTTATCAATAGATAATTAGAATGAGTATGAGTATGAtgtatcaaaatattactctttttttttaagtcgcTATTTTTAGTTACGTCATTTGTAAATCAATGTAAACGTGctccaaaataaataaagaaaattttaaaaaatactagtGTGTAATGTGACAATAATTaccatttttaattgattaattaatttaactgtttatttttacaagcaattgtatttaataattttattttttcttctttactAACAAATGCATAATCAACTGATGATATAACTAATTGTTTCAAATTATcttttgttaaattataattatcagcAGCTAATTTATATTCTTGTGATAACGTTGTATCGAATACCCCTTTATCATCTGTCTGTAATTAAATGcatcatttatattattattattatctgtaaattaattattttattgattaattgtGCAGTCGAATCCCATTAACTCTGGACGGTACTTAACAAACTCGAATTATCGATCTctattaatttagtaattcatttaaataacgacGATATTTTCAGCTACTGGAGAAGTATACAAGAAGAACTTCCTCGTTAAATTTCATTGTTCGAGTaacgtaaatatttaaaatgtcagTTGACAATCAaaagataaaatgaaaaaaaaatatccgatGGACACACAGAGCAGATGCCCATACACATGAGTCTGGGACTATTCTAGGACTCTAAAGATTTTTTCTTCTCCagtattttctattaatttacattaaaaGAGTCTCAGAAATGATGTCAGATGATAATCAGAtggtaaaatggaaaaaaagttgttaaaTGGACAGACAGAGTAGATGACATTTgcgacaaaatatttttctttaaagtaAGCgactatattaataattagtaattaacaaCTTACTGCAAGACAAATTGGATGATTGGCttcgtataaatataaaaactgatGCTCtgataatgatttaattgTTTCACATTTCAAATTCGAAGTCAAACATAACtctgtaaatttaaaacaaataataactGGTAATTAACATAttagtaatagtaattaaaaataattagtcaataataatgttgataaaaaaattttttctaatgtctttgaacatgaaaaaaaaatatgacgtCAAATTACAACTTGATcgagttattttttacattaattaaatgataattatttttccaatttaaataccattaattactaaaaatttaacagattcactcgatttaaaaattcagtatAAATATCAGcgtttaattcaatttatatattaaaaaaataaatatcttacCAACGGGTATCTTAGACTCTATGAGTTTATCAAACAATTCATGACTTCCTTTTAAATTTGGATGGATATTCGTACAATGACCCAATCGATCTGGTTTGAATTCTAATATGTccattatttctttttcattGGGTACCTGAGTTATAGtataagttattaataattgacttaattaattagtagtaaaaataaattacctcaGCGCAATGAGCAGCAATTTTCAGCCCAATATTCCTggcatttataaataaatttaaaaaggcATCACCTTCAGTCGGATCTCCACTCAAATCGATTCCCACAATATACTcaggatattttttataataatcgaTTGCCAGTTTGACGTTTTCTTCCGCGTCTTCAAAACCGTTTCTACGGTTGACTGATACCAGAAATTTCACTATAATTTCtggtagtaatttttttgaatgcctgttaatttaaattgaatttaaaaaattaataattaatagaaaaaagaTGATTCTGAAAGTAgcagtcattaaaaaaaattatttttttttaataaaagaaatgaaaactGATAGgagaaattttcagaaatttattcctgattaaaaacttcgATTGGAACTCAATCAGAATTCTATCAGATTCAATCAGAGTCAAGTACCTATTAAAGTtaaatcagatttaatcagaaaaaaatttttatcattctcttaatttttttaattagattcaatttaaaaataataattttttttacgattttcaGATTAAAACTGATTGGAAGTCATTCGGAAATGTCCGATTAATTCCGATTAGAATTTTCCagtcggagtttttaatcagggatccgaagaattttcaaaaattttcatgtctatattttctaaaaatttatctgatgaTCATCAACTtgacacttgaaaaaattttaattgtcagaCGTCGGCTACTTTCagaatcacaaaaaaaaaaaatttaaataagattTTTACTCAATAGCTTTTATGATCGTCTCgatatattcatttttattcattttacccTCGACATACTTCGGAGTACTTcttagttctaaataaatgaCATTGTCGTTGTGAAATTCGCTTATGATATCACAAGTTGTGATAAATAATGCATCTGTTGTGTCAGTCAGTGCATGAACGATatcgaatattttaaaacatcttcaacaaaattttaattaatcaattaattaattagataattatgtgtagtaataatttaaataaataaatgaatatttactcTTTTAATGACACCGACGTATTAATACGACTTAGATcctcatgaaaatttttattttttaattcacataATTTACGAATCGTTTCTGGAGACACTGAGCCATTCAAATGGGCATGAAGTTcctgaaattaaataatttttaaaaatcataggaTCTAGAgttgagaaattttaaaataaccaGGAAAATATTTACCAGCTTAGgtaatttcttacaaaaaacCTCTAAGTCCATGACttttaattgacaaatcaattataaatatattaattatttaactgatgaatgatttatttaaaagttgttTACTAGCGTGTGCGCCaaactttaattgaaaaacttacaattacaaataatactAGACGTGTATAGtaaactttttaataattttttaacgccCTCTAGTTCAAACTTGAGAATTACTGGGGATAAAATAAGATCTGATTAAATCTGCATTGACATCAATAGATCTATTGAGAActgaaattcatttaatttgaatCTCTTGAGAAGGGTCTgaacttttttctctatcacACTTCAGTCGACAAATGGCACAATCCTTGTTGCACTTGcacagtaaatggaaactttggccacgttttttttttaaataaatggacatttttttaaaaatgaaaacgtaGACTGCTAGATTGTAGAGTAAATCATGGAGCCTCGTTCTTAATTTTGCGTTTAAAGgttttgtttaagagaaaagcTTGACAAAAATTACTGTAGACTCTCCTTAagattcaaaactttttttttttaagctccaGAAAATTTatccgtaaaaaaataatgaaaatctgattagatcagggaactagtaccagATTACTCATACATTTgcatatctatatttactaaattttactaaatataaatatacaaatacatggagtgatcgagtactaggtcttttaccttacagtaaaatatacaatttaaataatgtattttactatggatattaaattttaattaaaactctGCATGATAAAAGTCGATTGGcgtaaataaatctatactaattgatgatactgaagttagcagacgtctaataatttttggattttatcttagacggtaaatttaaaaacaaaaatatttaaaaaaattgcacctgtagtttttttaattttctacaagtgcatatttttagtttttatttttttgtaagtgatttgttgaaaataaaatccgaaaattttcaattgtctgctaacttcaggatcatactAATTGTAatactttttatcataaaaaaaaaaaaaaattagaaaaataaatcactGTCTATCAGGATCTTTAttgatcattattaattaccgACAGTATGACAgtgttgattaaaaatatttaatagcgATATAAATAGAcgaaatttacattttacaaTGATAAATGTTTAGTCTACTAATTGATAAactaaacaaagaaaaaaaaaataaaaaaaaaaagtgtcgtTAATTCTATTTGGATTTTTAATCAACTTTATCTATTCAATAGTAACCCATGACCTTGACCGGgttattaatgattaaattacaattttacatAACAAtagttgatttaatttatgatcGTGGTGCGAGAGCTTGTAATTCACTGATGCACTGGTCTAATGCCGCCTTCTCCTGCTCGGGAGTTATGGATTTCACAACATTGTTTATGATCCATTGGGCCATGTGTTTCTGAGCTATTCTGCGCTCGACATTTGCGATTTGTAATTGATAGTCCAATCGTTTTTTCAcctgaaattattattcattattgtaattcaacttttaataaattatatttattatatattaattgtcgatattatttacttataatgGCTCCTAAAtatacgagtgtgaatgtagctgacaattaacaatattttaatttatggagGAAATGAATAAAGTGtaagtgagtaaaaattaaaaaatgcgtatttagataattaaaaaaccagtacgcgcatttttttaaatttcattgtttcaattaatttatttatttatttgaaatttttaaattgtcttatgtctGCTACGTCCACACTGACCTAAATATTCGttatatttgatatttactAGGCTGTGACGCCTATAAGACAGCAGCTTTTAGAAATATCGATAAGGCACCAAAATGATGACAGAACAATCAGAAATTTGtcatcgaaaaaatatctgcttaaaaaacttgacacaagtgaagacaaaaagttaattacaaataattgtcaattaaGTCAtctaaagaatttttaaattgaaatgactttttttacgaTCGGAAAAAGATGGCAAATTTCCTAAGACTGCTAAGATCAACATTTGAATGtcttatttatatgaaaacttggctttgagataaaaaaaaatttgttttgttctTTCAAcagacatcttaaagttggcTCTGTGCTTGGGGATGACAATTTtgagacattaaaaaaaagttgttgaataataaaaaaattagaatcatCATATTCGATTGTATacgaataattttcaataaatgatATCCATTTgccgattaattaaaaaataaaataaaaaaatgaacctCATTGTAAACATTGTAAGCTCGTTCACGGTAAGTTGCTTCAAGttgaattttgatattttctttCTTGGCATCCATGATCATCTTCTGTGCTTCTGATCGCCACTGCTCGCGGAGTTCGTGTTTTATTGCCTCCTCATGGGCGACTAAATCATCGGTACGAGTTTTCTTAATCTCGGATTCCTCCTTGTCCATCTCACTGTCCAAGTACTTGGCCATACTCGGACCAAGATTCTTGACTAAGATAATACTCATCAGCAGACACGCAATACCAGTGTAGTACTCGTGCTCCAGCACGTAGAATTCCTTTGATATCAAGTAAGTTGACAGCCCAAAGGTGAACATGTATGgacctaaataaataataagtcaaaaaaaatgtaattaatgtcTGATTAGAATTTTCCAATTGGATTCAATCCAagttttaatcagggatgcggagaattttttcaaatttgtgaTACTGCAGTtggcagacgtctaataacttttagattttttttaaatttattatttcaaagttttaaaaattgtcagatgtccgctaactttactatcataaaaattttgatgtgcatattttttaaattaacaagttGACAACCCAAAGACAAACATGGACGAgcctaaataaataataagttaaaaatattgtaattaataatttagaataaaaaaaaaaaatgcgtacCAGTGTAACcagttttattgtaaaaaaattggaacCATTCTTCAGGGATGAATCCATGACGAACTGGGTCCGGATGAAGAGGACGTGAACGTCTTTGAGGTTCAACTGCTGATGATGATTGCACACGTGCCAGTGCTGGGTAACGTGTTGCCacttgatataaaaatttcaaataaattaattcaagtttccatgtaaaaacaataatatttaataaaagctgctccattttaaattaaataaataaaaataattgtaattattacataatgatgaaaaagtatacactatatattttaagtttatgAGTTAAAGTTTACGGGGATATTTAGTCTAgaaagtggaaaaaaattttaaaattatgaggGCTAAATtgggtaattattattttaaataattaccgtTTCGCAGAGCTAATCTTGACAACATTATCGATGTAAGTTCGTCAGCAGCTTCACCGAGAACTAGGATCTGATCTgggtgagtaaaaaaaaatggctacCAAATCTAATGACATTTGCAAGCTGATAActtgaagtaatttttattccctagaTTTGTTTTCAGGGAGGGACTTTTTGGTCCTGCGCAGTCGGTTTAATATCTactgagtttttaaaataaatggcgggaataatttttgtgatatgaaatttaaataaaatatagcgcttgtgaaatttttaaaataaaatgtgatttatttttggtttaagtaaaaaataataaattttaatttaaaaaatttaattattgggcgggataatttaatatttgaataaatataaaatatttggtattaaggaaatattttttaaaaattttattatcgcTTGTAAAAATACTGCTGTCATAATTGAAAACATGattgattattattgatatatgACATTAAGTGTCAGCTGAAAATATTTTCCGAATTATTACGagttcatataaatttaaaccaatagttttttcagaaaattaattttttttttatttctggttatatgtaaaaaattttttccataaaattaatgaaaattttttactaaaataattttataaatatacgcAAGTgtggattaaaaatttcctattAATTGATCCTCTGATAAATCGTATTCTTGTAGACTTCAATGTCCTGATCCTgtacaaaattattagacaaaaattaaattccagagctcaatcagaaaaaaaaaattataatttatgttattttacattgaaaatttttctgttgtaATCTATACGATTTCAGTAATTGCGTGTCCATTGTCTGCATGAAACATTTATTATCTATGCTCTAATATGCTTTCATGATTCCTGTGCATGTCTTAATGTCcagaaaagtaaatattttagtaCACGAgtagattattttaaaaatatacaaacaatttaaactttttttttataaaaatcgtcatgaaaataaatgttaatttgcATTATCTCactaacaataaaataaaaacttccTCATGCTAattttcatcataaaatttaaaaaatttttattgaaaccctcatgaaaattatttccattgcagttattaatttatttcgactgccgaaaattataatttctctatttccaataattttccgcccgaaaaaattcataaccgCCATCTATTGTCTCTATCGTTCGTCAATATTTACCAAACATCAGCAACTAGATTACGCTCTAGCTTCCTTGCGGCCAATAATCCGCCCACCGATTTACAACCGATTTTCCAAACTCAAAGATGCAAACCAAATCTgcatgataaattaaaaaccccAACTCCCCCCCTCCATacttcaaaatatcaaaaataaa
This genomic interval from Microplitis mediator isolate UGA2020A chromosome 2, iyMicMedi2.1, whole genome shotgun sequence contains the following:
- the LOC130678579 gene encoding adenosine deaminase-like protein — encoded protein: MDLEVFCKKLPKLELHAHLNGSVSPETIRKLCELKNKNFHEDLSRINTSVSLKECFKIFDIVHALTDTTDALFITTCDIISEFHNDNVIYLELRSTPKYVEGKMNKNEYIETIIKAIEHSKKLLPEIIVKFLVSVNRRNGFEDAEENVKLAIDYYKKYPEYIVGIDLSGDPTEGDAFLNLFINARNIGLKIAAHCAEVPNEKEIMDILEFKPDRLGHCTNIHPNLKGSHELFDKLIESKIPVELCLTSNLKCETIKSLSEHQFLYLYEANHPICLATDDKGVFDTTLSQEYKLAADNYNLTKDNLKQLVISSVDYAFVSKEEKIKLLNTIACKNKQLN
- the LOC130678580 gene encoding ATP synthase subunit b, mitochondrial, producing the protein MLSRLALRNVATRYPALARVQSSSAVEPQRRSRPLHPDPVRHGFIPEEWFQFFYNKTGYTGPYMFTFGLSTYLISKEFYVLEHEYYTGIACLLMSIILVKNLGPSMAKYLDSEMDKEESEIKKTRTDDLVAHEEAIKHELREQWRSEAQKMIMDAKKENIKIQLEATYRERAYNVYNEVKKRLDYQLQIANVERRIAQKHMAQWIINNVVKSITPEQEKAALDQCISELQALAPRS